CAGCTCCAGCAGCACCCCCTGACGCTTGGGGCTGACATTCACCCGCTTGACGGCATCGAGCTCGCCGCTGGCGGTGATCACCCCGGGCAGGGATCCCTCGCGGGCCACCACGGTGAAGGGGGTCAGATCGCGGCCGGCCTGCTGGCGTTGGCGCTGCCAGAGGCCGGCCGCGGCAAGCAGGGCCAGACCCACCGCCAGGCCGATCCAGAGGCGACGGCGGCGGCCGCGGCGCCGGCCCTTCGGCGGCGCGGAAGGGGGCAGTGGCGCGTCCCGGGTGGGGGCGGGGGCCGGCGGCAGGGGGGTGATGGCGGGAATGGGCCGGCGGATCGCTGCCGACAGTTTCGCCTGTCTGCGCGAGGGTTGTGGATGGCGGGTGCCCGAAGGGCCCCGTCCGGGCGCCCCCTACATTTCCCCCATGCTCAAAGCCGGAATCGTCGGACTGCCCAACGTGGGCAAGTCGACCCTCTTCAACGCCCTGGTGGCCAACGCCCAGGCCCAGGCGGCCAATTTCCCCTTCTGCACCATCGAGCCCAACGTGGGGGTGGTGGCGGTTCCCGACGAGCGCCTGCAGAAACTCTCCGATCTCTCCAGTTCCAAGGAGATCGTGCCGACCCGGGTGGAGTTCGTGGACATCGCCGGGCTGGTGCAGGGGGCGAGCCAGGGGGAGGGGCTCGGCAACAAGTTCCTGGCCAACATCCGCGAAGTCGATGCCATCGTCCACGTGGTGCGCTGCTTCGAGGACGATGACGTGATCCACGTCTCCGGCAGCGTCGACCCGGTGCGGGACGCCGAGGTGATCAACCTGGAGCTGGGGCTGGCGGATCTGGCCCAGATCGAGAAGCGGCGGGAGCGGCTTAAGAAGCAGATGCGCACCAGCAAGGAGGCCGCCGCCGAGGACGGCGCCCTGGCCCGGCTGCAGGCGGAACTGGAGCAGGGCGGTGCCGTGCGGCGGGTGACCCTGACCGAGGAGGAGCAGTCCCTGGTGCGCAACCTGGGCCTGCTGACCGGCAAGCCGATCATCTATGCCACCAACGTCAGCGAGGACGACCTGGCGGAGGGCAATGCCTGGGTGGCCGCCGTCGAGGACCTTGCCGCCCGGGAGGGGGCCGAAGCGGTGCGCATCTCCGCCCAGGTGGAGGCCGAGCTGGTGGATCTGGCCGCCGAGGAGCGGGCCGACTATCTGGCCGGGCTGGGGGTGAGCGAAGGGGGCCTGCAAAGCCTGATCCGCGCCACCTATCGCCTGCTGGGTCTGCGCACCTACTTCACCACCGGCGAGAAGGAGACCCGCGCCTGGACGATCACCGCCGGCATGACCGCCCCCCAGGCGGCCGGGGTGATCCACACCGATTTCGAGCGGGGCTTCATCCGGGCCCAGACCATCGCCTACGCCCAGCTGCTGGAGGCCGGCACCCTGGGCGAGGCCCGCAACCGGGGCTGGCTGCGCAGCGAGGGCAAGGAGTACGTGGTGGCCGAGGGGGATGTGATGGAGTTCCTGTTCAACGTCTGAGGGCGTCCGTTGTCCCTGTCCGTCGGTTTCATCGGCCTGGGGGCCCTGGGCGCGCCGATGGCCGCCAACCTGCAGGCGCGGGGTTTTCCGCTCACTGTCCACAACCGCCGCCGTGATCGGGAGATGCCCCTGGCCGCCGCCGGGGCCCGGCGGGCGGCCACGCCGGCGGCGGCGGCCCAGGGCGCCGATGTGCTGGCCCTCTGCCTGAGCGACGACGCGGCGGTGGCGGCGGTGCTGCTGGGGGAGGGGGGCGACGTCGCCGACGCCGCCCTGGCCGGCCTGGCGCCAGGGGCCCTAGTGGTCGATTTCTCCACCATCGCGCCGGGCACCTCCCGGGCCATGGCCGATGCCCTGGGCGGGCGCGGCGTGGCCTACCTGGATGCGCCGGTCACCGGCGGCACCGAAGGGGCCCGGGCCGGCACCCTCGCGGTGCTGGTGGGGGGAGCGGCCGCCGACCTGGAGCGGGCCCGGCCGGTGCTGGAGGCCGTGGGCCGAACGATCACGGCGATCGGTCCGGTGGGGGCGGGCCAGGGGGCGAAGGCCGTCAACCAGGTGCTGGTCGCGGGCAGCTACGCGGCGGTGGCCGAGGCCATGGCCCTCGGGCAGCGGCTCGGCCTGCCGATGGAGGAGGTGCGGCAGGCGCTGGTGGGTGGGGCCGCCGGCTCCTGGGCCCTGGAGCACCGCGCCGGCGCCATGCTCCGGGGTGAATTCCCGCTCGGGTTCCGGCTGCGGCTGCATCGCAAGGATCTGGCGATCGCCCTGGAGGCCGCCACCGCGGGGGGGCTGGAGCTGCCGGTGGCCGACCTGGTGGCGGCGATGGAGGACGACCTGATCGCGGCGGGCCACGGCGACGAGGACGTGTCGGCCCTGGCCCGCTGGTTCAACGCCCGCTCCCGGTGAGCGACGCGGGCTCCCTACCTTGGTGCGGCTCCTGTGGTGGTGGCCGCGAGGCCGTTGGCTGAATGCCTGATGCGTCACCGGCCTCCGCGATCGAACTGCGGGGGCTCAGCAAGCGGTTCCAGGAGGGGGAGAGCGAGCGGACGGTGCTGCAGGCCGTCGACCTGACCATCGCCCCTGGCCAGTTCGTCGTCCTGCTGGGCCAGAGCGGCAGCGGCAAGAGCACCCTGCTGCACCTGATCGGCGGCATCGACACCCCCTCCTCCGGCAGCGTGGCCATCGGTGGGGTGGAGCTCACGGGCCTCGACGAGCGCAACCGCACCCTGTTCCGCCGCGACCACATCGGCTTCATCTTCCAGTTCTTCAATCTCATCCCCACCCTCTCGGTGCTGGAGAACGTCACCCTGCCCGGTGAACTGGCGGGCCGGCCCCGGCCGGCCCTGGAGGCCGCCGCCCGTGATCTGCTCGGCCGGGTGGGGCTGGCCGACCGGGCGTCCACCAGGCCCGACCGCCTCTCCGGCGGCCAGCAGCAGCGCGTGGCCATCGCCCGCGCCCTGCTGCACCAGCCCCTGCTGATCCTGGCCGACGAGCCCACCGGCAACCTCGACGAACACACCGGCGAGCAGGTGCTGGAGCTGCTGATCGACCTCACCCGCCAGCAGGGCCGCACCCTGATCATGGCCACCCACAACGGGGCCATCGCCGCCCGGGCCGACCGGGTGCTGCGGGTGCAGGAGGGCCATCTGCTTGAAGCGTCCGCCCCGGCGGCTGCGGTGCCGGCATGAGCCAGGGGGATGCACCGCCCGTGGTCCGCAATGGGCCCCTGTGGCGCCTGGCGGCCCGGCGCTGGCGTCGGCGTCCGCTGCAGTACCTGCTCTGCATCCTGGGCATCGCCCTGGGGGTGGCGATGCTGGTGTCGATCGATCTGGCCAGCGGCTCGGCCCAGCGGGCCTTCTCCCTCTCCACCGATGCCATCACCGGCCGCACCAGCCACCGCCTGGTGGCGATCGGGCCCGGTGGCGTCCCTGACGCCACCTTCGTCGCGCTGCGCCGCCGCTTCCCGGAGATTCCCGCCGCGCCAGTGATCGAGGCCTACGGCAGGGCCGAGGAGCTGGACGGAGAGCTGCTGCGGCTGGTGGGGGTTGACCTGTTCAGCGAGGCGCCCTTCCGCGGCCTGCTGGGCGGTGATGGCGATGGCCAGGTGGGCGGCGGCCAAGCAGGCGGCAGGGGCTTCGTGCCCTTCCTCACTGAGCCCGGCACGGCCGTGATCGCTTCCGACACCGCCGCGCGCTACGGCCTCCACCCCGGTGCCGCCGATGCCTCCGGCACCCTGCACCTGGATCTGGGCGGGCGGACATCGGCCCTGCAGCTGGTGGGCAGCGTCAGCAGTGATTCGGCCCTCGAGCGCCGCGGGCTGGAGTCCCTGCTGCTGGTCGACATCGCCACCGCCCAGGAGCTGCTGGCCCCCGCCGGCGTCGGGGCGGCCCCTGCCCTGGGCCACATCGATCTGATCCTCGAGGGCCCCGCCCAGGAGCAGGCCATCCGCTCCTGGCTGCCCGCGGGGCTGAAGCTGGAGACGGCGGCGGCCCGCGGCAACGCCGTGCAGCAGATGACGGCCGCCTTCGAGCTCAACCTCGCCGCCATGAGCCTGCTGGCCATGGTGGTGGGCATCTTTCTCATCTACAACACGGTCACCTTCAGCGTGGTGCAGCGCCGCGGCCTGTTCGGGGTGCTGCGCTGCCTGGGGGTGACCCGGGGCCAGCTGTTCACCCTGATCCTCGGGGAGGCGGCCCTGTTCAGCCTGGTGGGCTCCCTGCTGGGCCTGGCGCTGGGGGTGGTGCTGGGGCGCGCCGTGGTCGGCCTGATCACCCAGACGATCAACGACTTCTACTTCGTGGTCTCGGTGCGGCAGATCAGCCTGTCGGGGTTCACCCTGGCCAAGGGGATGGTCGTGGGGGTGGCTTCGGCCCTGCTGGCCTCAGCCCTGCCCGCCTGGGAGGCGATGGCCACACCGCCGCAGATGACCCTGCAGCGCTCCAGCCTTGAGGCCGCCTGGCAGCGGCTGCTGCCCTGGTTTCTCCTGGCGGCCCTGCTCAGCGGTGGCCTGGGGGTGCTGCTGCTGCGCTGGGACAGCCGGGACCTGGTGCCCGCCTTCGCCGGACTGTTCGCCCTGCTGATGGGGGCCGCTCTGCTGATGCCGCCGGTGCTGGTGGCCGCGATGGAGGTTCTGGGCTGGTCCAGCCGGGGCCTAGGGGTGGTGGCCCGCCTCGCCCCCCGCGACATCCTGCGCTCCCTCAGCCGCACTGCGGTGGCCGTGGCGGCCCTGATGGTCGCGGTGTCGGTGATCGTGGGGCTCTCGATCATGATCGGCTCCTTCCGGGGGACGGTGGTCACCTGGCTCGACCAGACCCTCCAGGCCGACCTGTTCGTCTCCCCCCCGAGCACCACGGCCAACCGGGTGCTGGGCAAGGTGGATCCCGCCGTTGTCTCGGCCATCGCCGGCCGCTCCGACCTGCGGGCCATGGTCACCTTCAACAGCTTCGACGTGCACTTGGTCGACCAGGACCGGGACATCACCCTGATCGCCGCCGGTGGTGACGTCTCCGCCGGCCGGCGCCCCTATGCCTGGGTCCGCCCGGGCGTCGACGACCCCTTCGCCGCCCTGGCGGCCAGAGAGGGGGTGATCCTCTCCGAGGCCGTCTACCTGCGCGATGGCCAAGGTGCGATCCCCGAGCGGGTCCGGCTCGAAACCCCTGACGGCGAGCGGAGCTTCCCGGTGGTCGCCGTCTTCTACGACTACTCCTCCGACCGCGGCAGCGTGCTCATGGACCGCTCCCAGGTGGCGGAGCTCTGGCACGACGACAACGTCGCCTCACTGGGACTGTTCCTGGCCCCGGGGGTGGCGCCCGAGGCGGTGGCCGCCGAGCTGCTGGAGGGCTTCCGCAGCCGCCAGAGCCTGCTGGTGCAGACCAACGGCGCCCTGCGGCAGGGGTCGCTGGAGATCTTCGATCGCACCTTCGCCATCACCGGAGCCCTGCAGCTGCTCACGGTGCTGGTGGCCTTCATCGGCATCTTCAGCACCCTGATGAGCCTGCAGCTGGAGCGGGGCCGGGAATTCGCTGTGCTGCGGGCCGACGGCATGACCCCCCTCCAGCTGGGGCGCCTCACCCTGCTGGAGACC
This genomic stretch from Cyanobium gracile PCC 6307 harbors:
- the ychF gene encoding redox-regulated ATPase YchF, yielding MLKAGIVGLPNVGKSTLFNALVANAQAQAANFPFCTIEPNVGVVAVPDERLQKLSDLSSSKEIVPTRVEFVDIAGLVQGASQGEGLGNKFLANIREVDAIVHVVRCFEDDDVIHVSGSVDPVRDAEVINLELGLADLAQIEKRRERLKKQMRTSKEAAAEDGALARLQAELEQGGAVRRVTLTEEEQSLVRNLGLLTGKPIIYATNVSEDDLAEGNAWVAAVEDLAAREGAEAVRISAQVEAELVDLAAEERADYLAGLGVSEGGLQSLIRATYRLLGLRTYFTTGEKETRAWTITAGMTAPQAAGVIHTDFERGFIRAQTIAYAQLLEAGTLGEARNRGWLRSEGKEYVVAEGDVMEFLFNV
- a CDS encoding NAD(P)-dependent oxidoreductase, producing MSLSVGFIGLGALGAPMAANLQARGFPLTVHNRRRDREMPLAAAGARRAATPAAAAQGADVLALCLSDDAAVAAVLLGEGGDVADAALAGLAPGALVVDFSTIAPGTSRAMADALGGRGVAYLDAPVTGGTEGARAGTLAVLVGGAAADLERARPVLEAVGRTITAIGPVGAGQGAKAVNQVLVAGSYAAVAEAMALGQRLGLPMEEVRQALVGGAAGSWALEHRAGAMLRGEFPLGFRLRLHRKDLAIALEAATAGGLELPVADLVAAMEDDLIAAGHGDEDVSALARWFNARSR
- a CDS encoding ABC transporter permease; protein product: MVRNGPLWRLAARRWRRRPLQYLLCILGIALGVAMLVSIDLASGSAQRAFSLSTDAITGRTSHRLVAIGPGGVPDATFVALRRRFPEIPAAPVIEAYGRAEELDGELLRLVGVDLFSEAPFRGLLGGDGDGQVGGGQAGGRGFVPFLTEPGTAVIASDTAARYGLHPGAADASGTLHLDLGGRTSALQLVGSVSSDSALERRGLESLLLVDIATAQELLAPAGVGAAPALGHIDLILEGPAQEQAIRSWLPAGLKLETAAARGNAVQQMTAAFELNLAAMSLLAMVVGIFLIYNTVTFSVVQRRGLFGVLRCLGVTRGQLFTLILGEAALFSLVGSLLGLALGVVLGRAVVGLITQTINDFYFVVSVRQISLSGFTLAKGMVVGVASALLASALPAWEAMATPPQMTLQRSSLEAAWQRLLPWFLLAALLSGGLGVLLLRWDSRDLVPAFAGLFALLMGAALLMPPVLVAAMEVLGWSSRGLGVVARLAPRDILRSLSRTAVAVAALMVAVSVIVGLSIMIGSFRGTVVTWLDQTLQADLFVSPPSTTANRVLGKVDPAVVSAIAGRSDLRAMVTFNSFDVHLVDQDRDITLIAAGGDVSAGRRPYAWVRPGVDDPFAALAAREGVILSEAVYLRDGQGAIPERVRLETPDGERSFPVVAVFYDYSSDRGSVLMDRSQVAELWHDDNVASLGLFLAPGVAPEAVAAELLEGFRSRQSLLVQTNGALRQGSLEIFDRTFAITGALQLLTVLVAFIGIFSTLMSLQLERGREFAVLRADGMTPLQLGRLTLLETGLMGLLAGTCSMPLGYGLAWVLVHVINVRSFGWTLQIALEPRFFLQSLLVAVGAALLAGLYPALRLGRMNISEALRQE
- a CDS encoding ABC transporter ATP-binding protein — encoded protein: MPDASPASAIELRGLSKRFQEGESERTVLQAVDLTIAPGQFVVLLGQSGSGKSTLLHLIGGIDTPSSGSVAIGGVELTGLDERNRTLFRRDHIGFIFQFFNLIPTLSVLENVTLPGELAGRPRPALEAAARDLLGRVGLADRASTRPDRLSGGQQQRVAIARALLHQPLLILADEPTGNLDEHTGEQVLELLIDLTRQQGRTLIMATHNGAIAARADRVLRVQEGHLLEASAPAAAVPA